The following are encoded in a window of Ranitomeya variabilis isolate aRanVar5 chromosome 6, aRanVar5.hap1, whole genome shotgun sequence genomic DNA:
- the SCRT1 gene encoding transcriptional repressor scratch 1 isoform X2, with the protein MTGYLSEYITASAYVGDNNGAIKVPSPDTLYTAVHSEYGAPDLEPPDSPHSDITGGYINGDAAVSEGYSVDAFFITDGRSRRKGRSIQRHSCSECGKSYATSSNLSRHKQTHRSLDSKLAKKCPTCGKVYVSMPAMAMHLLTHDLKHKCDTCGKAFSRPWLLQGHMRSHTGEKPFGCAHCGKAFADRSNLRAHMQTHSTFKHYKCKRCSKTFALKSYLNKHYESACFKGVVPPLSPMED; encoded by the exons atgacag GGTATCTCAGTGAATATATCACTGCATCTGCCTATGTTGGAGACAACAATGGCGCCATCAAAGTCCCATCTCCAGACACTCTCTACACAGCAGTGCACAGCGAGTACGGTGCCCCCGACTTGGAGCCACCTGACAGTCCGCATTCAGACATTACGGGTGGCTACATCAATGGGGATGCAGCAGTCAGTGAGGGTTACTCCGTGGATGCCTTCTTCATCACAGATGGTCGGTCTCGACGCAAGGGGCGTTCCATTCAGAGACATAGCTGCAGTGAGTGTGGGAAAAGCTATGCCACATCATCAAACCTAAGTCGCCACAAGCAGACGCATCGCAGCCTGGATAGCAAGCTAGCCAAGAAGTGCCCAACATGTGGCAAGGTATATGTGTCCATGCCGGCCATGGCCATGCATCTACTCACACATGACCTCAAGCACAAATGTGATACCTGTGGGAAAGCCTTCAGCCGACCATGGCTTCTCCAGGGTCATATGAGGTCCCATACTGGTGAAAAGCCCTTTGGCTGCGCTCACTGTGGCAAAGCATTTGCAGACCGCTCCAACCTCCGTGCCCACATGCAGACGCACTCCACCTTCAAACACTACAAGTGTAAACGCTGCAGCAAGACCTTCGCTCTCAAGTCATATTTGAACAAGCACTATGAGTCGGCCTGCTTCAAGGGTGTGGTGCCTCCGCTCAGCCCAATGGAGGACTGA